In a single window of the Vitis vinifera cultivar Pinot Noir 40024 chromosome 6, ASM3070453v1 genome:
- the LOC100255385 gene encoding uncharacterized protein LOC100255385, translating into MEATSVFLNSRINPFGFSVANTFKPSIRPFNKHLQVQLHVNNSNLKTIKPPSKCFFRACPLSSSPEIRRTHLLCPPKCSYSNSTSSESHNPFLKPLKNLSFDSLKATLSQLTPIDICKWSGILCVSIAATKRTVNLLLNPFFWMYFSWTWLFWPWFLAVGVAVYGLYCLRRHLCGEANVFEQIAIVTSVFTWLTLVPPAHFNGFLEGWPFVFFFVYHYFFFFNVSVRKRLYGDYFLRPHDPKWDVSPPNWHRLLFCIGVMVGHWLAAYEGPELHLIPGGWNNLWVWALIMVTLFMQYHSTLYLAKYSEKVVVPTAVVQFGPYRWVRHPIYASTMLLFVSYCLALRAPISSLFVIAVCLMYYEQKVKLEEASMVETFGEKYMEYANKVKYKFIPFVY; encoded by the coding sequence ATGGAGGCCACGTCGGTGTTCCTCAACTCGAGAATAAATCCATTTGGGTTTTCTGTTGCAAACACCTTCAAGCCCTCTATCAGACCTTTTAACAAACACTTACAAGTCCAGCTACATGTCAACAATTCGAACCTCAAAACCATCAAACCCCCTTCAAAATGCTTTTTCCGTGCGTGCCCATTGTCATCATCGCCAGAAATAAGGAGAACCCATTTGTTGTGTCCACCCAAATGCTCCTATTCCAACTCTACCAGCTCAGAATCTCATAACCCATTTTTAAAACCCCTCAAAAACCTCTCATTTGATTCATTGAAAGCCACCCTTTCTCAATTGACCCCAATTGATATATGTAAATGGTCTGGGATATTATGCGTGTCCATTGCAGCCACTAAACGGACTGTGAATTTGCTGTTGAACCCTTTCTTTTGGATGTACTTCAGCTGGACTTGGTTGTTCTGGCCATGGTTTTTGGCTGTTGGGGTTGCAGTTTATGGCTTGTATTGCCTTCGCAGGCATTTGTGCGGTGAAGCTAATGTGTTTGAACAAATTGCTATTGTTACTTCAGTTTTTACTTGGCTCACCCTTGTCCCACCTGCCCATTTCAATGGCTTCCTTGAAGGATGGCCTTTTGTGTTCTTTTTTGTgtatcattatttcttttttttcaatgtaagtGTTAGGAAGCGCCTCTATGGGGACTACTTCCTTCGGCCGCATGATCCCAAATGGGATGTGAGCCCACCCAATTGGCATCGCCTCTTGTTCTGCATTGGAGTTATGGTTGGGCATTGGCTGGCAGCATATGAAGGGCCAGAGTTGCACCTCATTCCAGGTGGTTGGAACAATTTGTGGGTGTGGGCATTGATAATGGTAACTCTGTTTATGCAGTACCACTCAACATTATATCTTGCAAAGTACTCAGAAAAAGTGGTGGTGCCTACTGCAGTTGTGCAGTTTGGGCCTTACCGATGGGTCCGTCATCCAATATATGCATCTACAATGCTTCTGTTTGTGAGTTACTGTCTTGCACTCCGGGCACCCATCAGCTCCCTGTTTGTCATCGCTGTTTGCTTGATGTATTATGAGCAGAAAGTAAAATTGGAGGAGGCCTCGATGGTGGAGACCTTTGGGGAGAAGTATATGGAGTATGCAAATAAAGTTAAGTACAAGTTCATCCCTTTTGTTTATTAG